In one window of Legionella fallonii LLAP-10 DNA:
- a CDS encoding AAA family ATPase produces MNTIENLNFFLFTGGPGAGKSTVLNELSRQGFSVVPEVARAIIKEQNAIGGNATHNGNRTIYCDLMLMKSIEDYIKNSTLNEVVFFDRGIPDLYSYSNRFCGGVDSAIQDAVNHFRYNPQVFLFPPWPEIYCHDTERKQDFQEAIDTYHAVKEGYNACGYSVIEVPKCSIKARADFILKYIE; encoded by the coding sequence ATGAATACAATTGAAAATCTTAATTTCTTTTTGTTCACTGGTGGTCCTGGTGCCGGGAAATCAACGGTACTAAATGAATTATCACGCCAAGGTTTCTCCGTTGTACCAGAGGTAGCACGGGCCATTATCAAGGAGCAAAATGCCATTGGTGGTAATGCCACCCATAACGGTAATAGAACCATATATTGTGATTTGATGTTAATGAAATCCATTGAGGATTACATAAAAAACTCAACCCTTAATGAGGTAGTCTTCTTTGACAGGGGCATTCCCGATTTGTACAGCTATTCAAATAGATTTTGTGGTGGTGTAGACTCTGCAATACAAGACGCAGTTAACCACTTTCGGTATAATCCACAAGTATTCCTTTTTCCCCCATGGCCTGAAATTTATTGCCATGATACTGAGAGAAAACAAGATTTTCAGGAAGCAATAGATACCTATCATGCAGTTAAAGAAGGTTATAATGCCTGCGGATACTCTGTTATAGAGGTGCCTAAATGTTCCATAAAAGCACGTGCTGACTTTATTTTAAAATATATAGAGTAG
- a CDS encoding GNAT family N-acetyltransferase yields MITIDLLKNHQDSIPRLATIWHEVLGRIWVPDVPIERVIQKYDSHLNDSQLPITFVATDGEKPVGMCSLRENDGIRPDLTPWLGSLVVSPAYQKQGIAPSLIEATQQKANDLGFKKIYLFAFDPTIPDYYSRLGWSVIGIDVFKGHTVTVMEFHL; encoded by the coding sequence ATGATAACAATTGATCTCCTTAAAAATCACCAAGACTCAATTCCTAGACTTGCCACAATTTGGCATGAAGTCCTTGGTAGAATATGGGTACCTGATGTTCCTATTGAACGAGTCATTCAAAAATATGATTCCCATTTAAATGACTCTCAATTACCTATAACTTTTGTGGCAACAGATGGTGAGAAGCCAGTAGGCATGTGTAGTTTAAGAGAAAATGATGGAATACGACCAGACCTAACACCTTGGCTAGGATCACTTGTTGTATCACCGGCCTATCAAAAGCAAGGGATAGCCCCATCGCTTATTGAGGCAACCCAACAAAAGGCAAATGATTTGGGTTTTAAAAAAATTTATCTGTTCGCCTTTGATCCCACCATTCCTGATTATTATTCTCGTCTTGGATGGAGCGTAATAGGAATTGATGTGTTTAAAGGACACACTGTGACCGTAATGGAATTTCACTTATGA
- a CDS encoding aminoglycoside phosphotransferase family protein, which yields MAKMHENELEIDEGLVHKLLKNQCSHWANLLINPILSSGTDNALFRLGSEYVVRLPRIEWAPGSINKSINKEYEWIPKIARLLKISVSEPLFKGNPEEFYPWVWTVTKWNEGHNPNFEEDKEYELLAKDLALFLNDLHEIKLSDGPTSRRGIPLKTKELDEETRKAIGELEGEIDLQSIASLWNQLSNVPYWNKEPVWVHGDFLPGNILVQGNRLNAVIDFSDLGIGDPACDLVIAWSLLNSHSRRIFRENLQHIDDDTWERGKGWALSIALIMLPYYKNSNPVLATLARRMLENVKEKKNL from the coding sequence ATGGCAAAAATGCATGAAAATGAGCTTGAAATAGACGAAGGTCTTGTACATAAACTTCTTAAAAATCAGTGCTCTCATTGGGCTAATCTGCTCATAAATCCTATATTATCAAGTGGAACAGACAATGCGTTATTTCGTTTAGGTAGTGAGTATGTTGTTCGTCTTCCTCGAATCGAATGGGCTCCAGGAAGTATCAATAAAAGTATTAATAAAGAATATGAGTGGATTCCGAAAATTGCTCGACTTTTGAAAATATCGGTCTCTGAACCTTTGTTCAAAGGTAATCCTGAAGAGTTCTACCCTTGGGTTTGGACAGTGACCAAATGGAATGAGGGACATAACCCAAATTTTGAAGAAGATAAGGAATATGAACTTCTTGCTAAGGACTTGGCTTTGTTTTTAAACGATCTACACGAAATAAAACTATCAGATGGCCCTACTTCCCGCCGCGGTATTCCCCTAAAAACAAAAGAACTCGATGAAGAGACACGGAAAGCTATAGGTGAACTTGAAGGAGAAATTGATCTTCAATCCATAGCTTCTTTATGGAATCAGCTATCAAATGTCCCCTATTGGAACAAGGAACCTGTATGGGTTCATGGAGACTTTTTACCCGGAAATATTTTAGTTCAAGGCAATCGGCTAAATGCGGTGATTGATTTCTCCGATTTAGGTATAGGTGATCCTGCTTGTGATCTGGTTATCGCTTGGAGTTTACTTAACTCACATTCAAGAAGAATCTTTAGGGAAAATCTACAACATATTGATGATGATACATGGGAAAGAGGTAAGGGCTGGGCTCTATCAATTGCACTTATTATGTTGCCGTATTATAAGAATTCAAATCCTGTTTTAGCAACGCTTGCAAGACGAATGCTGGAAAATGTGAAAGAGAAAAAAAACTTATGA
- a CDS encoding aminoglycoside phosphotransferase family protein has translation MTTEPVPGNDHQNKEIIQWGCKYLSSHRYTLKSNQPEIVQETPWSYVVRFATSDGYIYLKHTPEQLALEATIIKTLHAQFHASVPKVIAHNAELNCFLMEDAGKSLRGMLKQKFDEALLCKAIDQFTSLQISVADRVDVFLDIGVPDWRLDKFPDLYNELISQKDLLIDDGLSEIEISQLEALGPKISHLCKKLSDYSIKQTIVQPDFNDNNTLIDDISQDITIIDLGEIAISHPFFSLLNCLLQIKKHHALTDKDDTYLRIKDCCLKNYLNSESKKHLLDAFSTAGILFFIYGALSSNRLISACDKAKFTSSFQRHGKPSNPLKEFIAACNAEDQG, from the coding sequence ATGACAACTGAACCTGTGCCAGGAAATGACCATCAGAATAAAGAAATCATCCAATGGGGTTGCAAATACCTTTCGTCCCATAGGTATACACTAAAAAGCAACCAGCCAGAAATTGTGCAAGAAACACCTTGGTCTTATGTGGTCCGTTTTGCAACATCTGATGGTTACATTTATTTGAAACATACTCCAGAGCAACTTGCATTGGAGGCGACCATTATCAAAACTTTGCATGCTCAATTTCATGCTTCTGTTCCAAAAGTTATCGCGCACAATGCTGAATTAAACTGCTTTTTAATGGAAGATGCAGGCAAATCATTAAGAGGAATGCTAAAACAGAAATTCGATGAAGCATTGCTTTGCAAAGCTATTGACCAATTTACATCACTTCAGATATCAGTTGCAGATCGTGTCGATGTTTTTCTTGATATCGGAGTTCCAGATTGGCGATTAGATAAATTTCCTGATTTATACAACGAGCTGATTTCACAAAAAGATTTATTGATAGATGATGGGTTATCAGAAATAGAGATTAGTCAATTGGAGGCACTGGGTCCAAAAATTTCACATTTATGTAAAAAATTATCTGACTATTCTATCAAACAAACCATTGTTCAACCTGATTTTAATGACAATAACACGCTCATAGACGATATATCGCAAGATATCACCATCATTGATTTGGGTGAAATAGCGATTTCGCATCCATTTTTTTCGCTGCTAAACTGTTTGCTACAAATTAAAAAACATCACGCACTAACAGACAAAGATGATACCTATCTGAGAATCAAAGATTGTTGTCTTAAAAATTATTTGAATTCTGAATCTAAAAAGCACTTGTTAGATGCTTTTTCAACAGCAGGCATATTATTTTTCATTTATGGCGCATTAAGCAGTAATCGATTGATAAGCGCATGTGATAAAGCAAAATTTACATCATCATTTCAAAGGCATGGAAAGCCCAGTAATCCATTGAAAGAATTTATAGCCGCATGTAATGCGGAGGATCAAGGATGA
- a CDS encoding protein kinase family protein, whose amino-acid sequence MTFKANWEKVDEQIQLPVQTIESMVKMAFPNKKMSSYKIISGGCANLNIQINLEADNTPYILRVYLRDKEAAYREKNLSLLLKRTVPIPQVNFIGDYDNNRFAITEYIHGITLRDLLLGTQSYDLNSIMFSVGKMLSIIQTNRFDSAGFFNKELMVAEITTKDALLQYDQESLNHTLVIQTLGNEVITK is encoded by the coding sequence ATGACATTTAAAGCAAACTGGGAAAAAGTAGACGAGCAAATTCAGCTGCCAGTTCAGACCATTGAGTCTATGGTAAAGATGGCCTTTCCTAATAAGAAGATGTCTTCCTATAAGATAATTTCTGGTGGCTGTGCCAATTTAAACATCCAAATCAACTTGGAGGCGGATAACACACCCTATATTTTGCGCGTTTATTTGCGAGATAAAGAAGCTGCATACCGTGAAAAAAATTTGAGCTTACTTTTAAAACGAACTGTTCCAATACCACAAGTCAATTTTATTGGAGATTATGATAATAATCGCTTTGCAATCACCGAATATATCCACGGAATTACCCTCCGTGATCTGTTACTGGGTACTCAATCCTACGACCTGAATTCGATTATGTTTTCTGTAGGGAAGATGCTATCTATCATTCAAACTAACCGCTTTGACTCTGCTGGTTTTTTCAATAAAGAATTAATGGTAGCTGAAATAACAACCAAAGATGCCTTGCTGCAATATGATCAAGAGAGTTTGAATCATACATTAGTGATTCAAACCTTAGGCAACGAAGTCATTACAAAGTAA
- a CDS encoding bifunctional GrpB family protein/GNAT family N-acetyltransferase: MSTQRIIEVVPYNPEWPNLYNMEASRIKEALGENCIGIHHIGSTSVPGLAAKPVIDMIPVVRDIMKVDNSNNAMPLLGYEAKGEYGIAFRRYFQKGAEFRTHHAHVFEEGCPEIERHLKFRDWMSSHPTDRDAYAALKQELAKNHPNDIMAYCLGKEAFIADIDNKAGCFGLRIVKSLTPREWEAVRHFRQHYFFDKVPVSDPYTWTFDHEAHVHFILYKGTQIKGYAHIQFWPEQRAALRIMVIEEHSRNQGIGGAFLKLCERWLYQQGIVVLQMESSPEAKKFYVHQGYIEMPFNDPENGLSFPQDIPMGKMLVKNNIT; this comes from the coding sequence ATGAGTACTCAAAGAATAATTGAAGTTGTTCCCTATAATCCAGAGTGGCCCAATTTATATAATATGGAAGCAAGTCGTATCAAAGAAGCTCTTGGAGAAAATTGCATTGGCATTCATCACATTGGATCTACTTCTGTGCCAGGCCTAGCAGCGAAACCGGTGATTGACATGATTCCAGTAGTTCGTGACATCATGAAAGTCGACAACTCTAACAATGCTATGCCGCTATTGGGTTATGAAGCAAAGGGTGAGTATGGAATTGCATTTAGGCGATACTTTCAGAAAGGGGCTGAATTTAGAACCCATCATGCTCATGTATTTGAAGAAGGCTGTCCTGAAATTGAAAGACACTTAAAATTTCGTGATTGGATGAGCTCCCATCCCACTGACCGGGATGCTTATGCAGCACTGAAACAAGAGTTGGCTAAAAATCATCCCAATGACATCATGGCTTATTGTCTAGGCAAAGAGGCATTTATTGCAGACATTGATAATAAAGCTGGGTGTTTTGGACTTCGCATAGTGAAATCATTAACTCCCCGTGAATGGGAAGCAGTGCGTCATTTTCGTCAACACTATTTTTTTGATAAAGTACCTGTATCAGATCCATATACCTGGACCTTTGATCACGAAGCTCATGTCCACTTTATTCTTTATAAAGGAACCCAGATTAAGGGTTATGCTCATATTCAATTTTGGCCAGAGCAAAGAGCCGCGCTTCGTATCATGGTTATTGAAGAACATTCGAGAAATCAGGGAATAGGCGGAGCATTTCTAAAACTTTGTGAACGTTGGTTATATCAACAAGGCATTGTTGTATTGCAAATGGAGTCTTCACCCGAAGCGAAAAAATTTTATGTGCACCAAGGATATATTGAAATGCCATTTAACGACCCTGAAAATGGCTTAAGCTTCCCGCAAGATATCCCCATGGGTAAAATGCTTGTTAAAAATAATATTACATAG
- a CDS encoding GNAT family N-acetyltransferase, which produces MNNELNAFHRTATNFFSLVSFKQMNYDNLIAFATGVQASGLNPVIVNKVDDAFLTNLSSCQSFYLKNNLPWALILPEYLYNEHVAELLKNQGFILADKGVAMAVLIEAINFPSFDSPMKIKEMKKDLNTWSLPLVAFDPASELSEEYPERHRLASESGALLYHFSGFIHDKVVCSLSLSFCDNKARIDDVATMPAYQKRGYATQLIYAALDYVKQLNSTHCFLEASSSGLDLYKKIGFHELFVNRYYEPSPII; this is translated from the coding sequence ATGAATAATGAATTAAACGCATTCCACAGAACTGCAACTAACTTCTTCTCCCTAGTTAGCTTTAAGCAAATGAACTATGACAATCTCATTGCTTTTGCTACCGGGGTACAAGCATCTGGATTAAATCCTGTTATAGTCAATAAAGTAGATGATGCATTTTTGACAAATTTATCGAGTTGCCAATCTTTTTATCTAAAGAACAATTTACCTTGGGCATTAATCTTACCCGAATATTTATATAATGAGCATGTCGCTGAACTATTAAAAAACCAAGGATTTATCTTGGCTGATAAAGGTGTTGCTATGGCTGTGCTGATTGAAGCCATTAACTTCCCCTCATTTGATTCACCGATGAAAATCAAAGAAATGAAAAAAGATTTAAACACATGGAGCCTCCCATTGGTCGCGTTTGACCCTGCATCTGAGCTGTCAGAAGAGTACCCTGAAAGACATCGCCTAGCATCAGAGTCTGGCGCATTACTTTATCATTTTTCTGGTTTTATTCATGATAAGGTTGTGTGTTCTTTGTCTTTATCCTTCTGTGATAATAAGGCACGTATTGATGATGTAGCCACTATGCCTGCTTACCAGAAAAGAGGTTATGCTACACAGCTGATTTATGCTGCACTAGACTATGTTAAGCAATTAAACAGTACTCATTGTTTTCTAGAGGCTTCTAGCTCTGGATTGGATTTATACAAAAAAATAGGATTTCATGAGTTGTTCGTTAATCGCTATTATGAGCCCTCACCCATTATTTAA
- a CDS encoding phosphotransferase yields MKNYPIESICSYFKLGTPIKPPTRIYGGLLNIMWRVETDKNIYAVKQLSRDINLSDNHIIENYNLTEHIASQFIQKGIPAVCAMEQAGSYLFIIDDVGFLVYPWVVAKAQHKDTVSESQALQIAVILARLHEINLQVPEILEPEYDIHTNDNLIALTQRAEEYRSSFSMLLNKHLADLLSANTAYHQAVPVLKKHSVVSHGDLDQKNVLWDKANNPILIDWESARKLNPTYEIINGSLDWSGITTQFNPELFNKMIQAYKNAGGIINKSDFEASFYGVLGNWINWFAYNIKRSCNPLDSEQRLMGIGQVTQVIPTILRINDLIKKQV; encoded by the coding sequence GTGAAAAATTATCCGATAGAGTCGATTTGCTCTTACTTTAAACTAGGCACGCCCATAAAGCCTCCAACAAGAATTTATGGAGGACTACTCAACATAATGTGGCGCGTAGAGACTGATAAAAATATTTATGCAGTAAAACAGTTATCCAGGGATATCAATCTGTCTGATAATCACATTATTGAAAATTATAACCTTACCGAGCATATTGCTTCTCAATTTATTCAAAAGGGTATCCCTGCTGTTTGCGCCATGGAACAAGCAGGTAGCTATTTATTTATAATCGATGACGTAGGATTTTTGGTTTATCCGTGGGTTGTTGCCAAAGCACAGCATAAAGACACTGTATCGGAATCTCAGGCCCTGCAAATTGCAGTGATTCTAGCTCGTTTGCATGAGATTAATCTACAAGTTCCAGAGATTTTAGAGCCCGAATATGATATTCATACAAACGATAATCTTATTGCCTTAACTCAAAGAGCCGAAGAATACCGTAGCTCATTCTCCATGCTTTTAAATAAGCATCTTGCAGATTTACTCAGTGCAAATACTGCTTACCATCAGGCGGTTCCAGTTCTTAAAAAACATAGTGTTGTAAGTCATGGTGATTTGGACCAAAAAAATGTTTTATGGGATAAGGCTAATAATCCAATTCTCATCGATTGGGAATCTGCTCGCAAATTGAATCCAACGTATGAAATCATCAATGGCAGTTTAGATTGGAGTGGGATCACAACACAGTTTAATCCTGAGTTGTTCAATAAAATGATTCAGGCATACAAAAACGCTGGTGGTATTATTAACAAATCAGATTTTGAAGCATCATTCTATGGGGTTTTAGGAAATTGGATAAATTGGTTCGCTTATAACATAAAGCGTTCTTGCAACCCACTAGACTCTGAACAGCGTTTAATGGGAATAGGACAAGTGACCCAGGTTATACCTACAATATTGCGTATAAACGACTTAATTAAAAAGCAAGTATGA
- a CDS encoding phosphotransferase family protein — protein sequence MDHFKSYIPDDHENHLVHGDFDPANILVDIKNGQWEITGILDWEFSFSGSPLWDVANMLRYAHQMPVQFEESFLKGLKEGYTLPPDFHVSIYFLNLSSLLDCLARCPYGPHSNQCSDIRALIYFFIKQLDNAL from the coding sequence ATAGATCACTTTAAATCATATATTCCAGATGATCATGAAAATCACTTAGTTCATGGAGACTTTGATCCCGCTAATATTCTGGTTGATATAAAAAATGGGCAATGGGAAATTACAGGGATTTTAGATTGGGAATTTTCTTTTTCTGGCTCTCCCCTTTGGGATGTAGCCAACATGCTCCGTTATGCCCATCAAATGCCTGTTCAATTTGAGGAATCATTTTTAAAAGGGTTAAAGGAAGGTTATACTCTTCCACCGGACTTTCACGTTAGTATCTACTTTCTTAATTTGTCATCCCTACTTGATTGCCTCGCGCGATGCCCTTATGGTCCACATTCAAATCAGTGTAGTGATATTCGTGCACTTATTTATTTTTTTATCAAGCAACTGGATAATGCATTATGA
- a CDS encoding GNAT family N-acetyltransferase, which yields MTYQLSFENNPNQEDIQVLGNAIMKQATQKKGFNPLDFFAFFIRDADNTIVGGCNGSALYGCLYIDQLWVSDLLRKQGWGAALIKAALQYGKENGCTFATVNTFDWEALGFYQKTGFKIEFERHGFLKDSVFYFLRKNF from the coding sequence ATGACTTATCAATTATCCTTTGAGAACAACCCAAATCAAGAAGACATCCAAGTTCTTGGCAATGCTATTATGAAACAAGCTACCCAGAAGAAGGGGTTTAATCCTTTGGATTTCTTTGCTTTCTTTATCCGTGATGCAGACAATACCATCGTGGGTGGCTGTAATGGGAGTGCACTTTATGGATGTCTTTATATCGATCAGCTTTGGGTAAGTGATTTGCTACGTAAACAAGGTTGGGGAGCAGCACTTATAAAAGCAGCTCTACAATATGGTAAAGAAAACGGCTGTACTTTTGCCACCGTAAATACCTTTGATTGGGAAGCTTTAGGTTTTTATCAAAAAACAGGCTTTAAGATTGAGTTTGAAAGGCATGGATTCCTCAAAGATTCAGTATTTTATTTTTTACGCAAGAATTTCTGA
- a CDS encoding GNAT family N-acetyltransferase: MTIKDIEFQLKIIKATIDDYPTVQNMARFYVYDMSRSCGFISDDWACPSDGLYESYDFKVYFDNPQRQAFLIKVHDELAGFALLNKEGTQPNINWNMGEFFILAKFQGSGIGSRAAHEVWKTHPGLWEVSVIPENKPALAFWRKTISTFTVGNYTEELKAITYDSHQPERYILSFDTHSNSSINNTDDNNSLKITFVDSLSDELDKRMTDGFIAYEKNHGIDVNYKRFSVVLSKENNCVCGVINAFTAFAEIYVDDIWVDSAYRGRGFGKKLLQALEDHFKGQGFNNINLVTSAFQAPEFYKKCGFTAEFTRINKINPQLSKTFFVKFFEEENQTQGLLKYSE; the protein is encoded by the coding sequence ATGACTATTAAAGACATTGAATTCCAACTCAAAATAATTAAAGCAACTATAGATGATTATCCAACCGTTCAAAATATGGCGCGATTTTATGTTTATGATATGTCCAGAAGTTGCGGTTTCATCAGCGATGATTGGGCCTGTCCATCTGATGGGCTTTATGAAAGTTATGACTTTAAAGTGTATTTTGATAATCCCCAAAGGCAAGCATTTCTAATCAAAGTCCATGATGAATTAGCAGGCTTTGCTCTGCTGAATAAAGAAGGTACACAACCCAACATTAATTGGAATATGGGAGAATTTTTTATCCTCGCTAAATTTCAAGGGAGTGGAATAGGGAGCCGTGCAGCCCATGAGGTTTGGAAAACACATCCTGGCCTTTGGGAAGTATCTGTCATTCCTGAGAATAAGCCCGCTTTAGCATTTTGGCGTAAAACGATCTCGACTTTTACAGTAGGTAACTATACTGAAGAACTCAAAGCAATTACATATGATTCACATCAACCAGAACGTTATATTTTAAGCTTTGATACGCACAGCAATTCATCAATTAATAACACTGATGATAACAACAGCTTAAAAATCACCTTTGTTGATAGCTTAAGTGATGAGCTTGACAAGCGCATGACAGACGGTTTCATTGCCTATGAAAAAAATCATGGCATTGATGTAAATTACAAACGATTTTCAGTAGTGCTATCCAAGGAGAACAATTGTGTTTGTGGCGTGATCAATGCCTTCACTGCCTTTGCCGAAATCTATGTTGATGATATTTGGGTAGATAGTGCCTATCGTGGCAGAGGGTTTGGAAAAAAATTATTACAGGCTCTTGAAGATCATTTTAAAGGACAAGGATTTAATAACATCAATCTTGTGACCAGTGCTTTTCAAGCACCAGAGTTTTATAAAAAATGCGGGTTCACAGCCGAATTTACCCGAATAAATAAAATTAATCCCCAGCTTTCAAAAACATTCTTTGTGAAATTTTTTGAAGAAGAAAACCAAACTCAAGGTTTACTTAAGTATTCAGAGTAA